The proteins below are encoded in one region of Streptomyces marianii:
- a CDS encoding AfsR/SARP family transcriptional regulator, whose protein sequence is MTVGCPPPSVRVEVLGPLRLLVDGAGVDVPGPKRRAVLALLALAESRTVTIDRLVDALWPSQVPDSGRQALHNHVSRLRGHLGAASDRLETRHDGYRLVLGDGELDLAQARALFAAAQHDARGGYALLRQAHELWRGPVLADLADVGPIAAAVEDCARLRQDVTDALIARAVAAGRAEEVVGLAAASWAADPLREPAVLLLMRALAATGQAPRALHTAREYRRRLIDETGLDPSPALDATEHDILTGAVPLTETAYPKEAYPKETAPLAETAPAPETSAPPPTPRAAPPATVDAPSRPTRQTGEPAGAPEQPDSQPRPGASVPPGPSAALDSPGRAAIPLIGREPQVRALRELLATERLVTLVGPGGVGKTRLALEVARRNGAVAVLCLAPVTDAAALAHALATALNLKVDRGDVLSACLAVLADHPGLLVVDNCEHLLDGVRDAVDTILTACPGTTLLATSREPLGLPVEHLYRLTPLALPRPGDDPAQIPSSALFLERARRVRPGPPPTEEDLRTVAGIVRRLDGMPLAIELAAGRLSTFSLTDLQRRLERSLDLLAGGTSSADRRHRTLRATLEWSYELLTPDEQRLFRHLAVFPDGVDPDTAERIADDLGLGGDPGAALARLVDASMIEASFEGATRYRMLQTLRAFALDRLAAAGEDDAAAGRLLAWARTLTAWIGRTLDSGREGEADSALRRELPNLRAAWRLARARGAVDDAAAVVTALYDAVTYRDLVEIRDWAVELAADEALDGHPLAGEVLGTAAEATYHRGEYRRAGLLARTGLERTTGTTGRWRCLSVLSVADLARGAYEDVVEHSLAALALVGPQRENLGIAALATAYAGDPDQARRLNERGLAGAVSPSMRAWGAYVAGEIDSLAGHNDAAEVRYVRAVELARASGATFLVGVATVGLLSLRARTGRVHEALGGYREVIDYFARNGNWTHLWVTLRNLAGLLRRLGDEETAVLIETAADGAPDAPAVEGAEKHAVHPGDGGPRDGPVTPGIPLRGAPAVGRAAVLDAAREAIERNLSGAARP, encoded by the coding sequence ATGACAGTCGGGTGTCCGCCGCCGTCGGTCCGGGTGGAGGTGCTCGGGCCCCTGCGGCTCCTCGTCGACGGCGCCGGGGTGGACGTGCCCGGGCCGAAACGGCGGGCCGTGCTCGCACTGCTCGCCCTCGCCGAAAGCCGGACCGTCACCATCGACCGTCTCGTGGACGCGCTGTGGCCCTCGCAAGTACCCGATTCCGGCCGCCAGGCCCTGCACAACCACGTCTCCCGGCTGCGCGGGCACCTCGGCGCCGCCTCGGACCGGCTCGAGACCCGGCACGACGGCTACCGGCTCGTCCTCGGGGACGGCGAACTCGATCTGGCCCAGGCCCGTGCGCTCTTCGCGGCGGCGCAGCACGACGCGAGGGGCGGGTACGCACTGCTCCGCCAGGCGCACGAGCTGTGGCGGGGGCCCGTCCTCGCCGACCTCGCCGACGTCGGGCCGATCGCGGCCGCGGTCGAGGACTGCGCACGGCTGCGGCAGGACGTGACCGACGCCCTGATCGCACGGGCCGTCGCCGCGGGCCGGGCCGAAGAGGTCGTCGGCCTGGCGGCCGCGTCCTGGGCCGCCGATCCCCTGCGCGAGCCCGCCGTCCTGCTCCTCATGAGGGCTCTCGCAGCGACCGGACAGGCGCCCCGGGCGCTGCACACCGCCCGGGAGTACCGGCGGCGGCTGATCGACGAGACCGGGCTCGACCCCTCCCCCGCGTTGGACGCGACCGAACACGACATCCTCACGGGCGCCGTGCCCCTCACGGAGACGGCGTACCCCAAGGAGGCGTACCCCAAGGAAACGGCGCCCCTCGCCGAGACGGCCCCCGCACCGGAGACGTCCGCGCCGCCCCCGACGCCGCGCGCCGCGCCCCCGGCAACCGTCGACGCGCCGTCCAGGCCCACACGGCAAACCGGGGAACCGGCCGGAGCACCGGAGCAACCGGACTCACAGCCGCGGCCCGGCGCGTCGGTGCCACCGGGCCCATCGGCGGCGCTCGACTCACCGGGCCGCGCGGCCATCCCTCTGATCGGCCGCGAACCGCAGGTCAGGGCTCTGCGGGAACTGCTCGCGACCGAGCGGCTCGTCACTCTCGTCGGGCCCGGCGGTGTCGGGAAGACGCGGCTCGCGCTGGAGGTCGCGCGGCGGAACGGCGCGGTGGCGGTGCTGTGCCTCGCGCCGGTCACCGACGCCGCCGCCCTTGCGCACGCTCTGGCCACGGCGCTCAATCTGAAGGTCGACCGGGGCGACGTGCTCTCCGCCTGCCTCGCCGTGCTGGCCGACCACCCCGGCCTCCTCGTGGTCGACAACTGCGAGCACCTGCTCGACGGCGTCCGCGACGCCGTCGACACGATCCTCACCGCCTGCCCCGGGACCACCCTGCTGGCGACCAGCCGTGAGCCCCTCGGCCTGCCGGTGGAACACCTCTACCGGCTGACACCCCTCGCCCTTCCCCGGCCCGGTGACGACCCCGCGCAGATCCCGTCCTCCGCCCTGTTCCTGGAGCGGGCCCGTCGTGTCCGGCCCGGCCCGCCGCCCACCGAGGAGGACCTGCGGACGGTCGCCGGGATCGTGCGCAGGCTCGACGGGATGCCGCTGGCCATCGAACTCGCGGCCGGCCGGTTGTCGACGTTCTCCCTCACCGACCTACAGCGCCGGCTCGAACGCTCGCTCGATCTGCTCGCGGGGGGCACATCGAGCGCCGACCGCAGGCACCGCACGCTGCGGGCCACGCTCGAGTGGTCGTACGAGCTCCTGACACCGGACGAGCAGCGGCTCTTCAGACATCTGGCGGTCTTCCCCGACGGTGTCGACCCCGACACCGCCGAACGGATCGCCGACGACCTGGGCCTCGGCGGCGACCCGGGAGCCGCACTCGCCCGGCTCGTCGACGCCTCCATGATCGAAGCCTCGTTCGAAGGCGCCACCCGCTACCGGATGCTGCAGACACTACGGGCGTTCGCCCTGGACCGGCTCGCGGCAGCCGGGGAGGACGACGCCGCGGCAGGCCGGCTACTGGCCTGGGCCCGCACGCTGACCGCGTGGATCGGACGGACCCTGGATTCCGGGAGGGAGGGCGAGGCCGACAGCGCGCTCCGCCGGGAACTCCCCAACCTCCGGGCCGCCTGGCGACTTGCCCGGGCCCGGGGGGCCGTGGACGACGCCGCAGCCGTCGTCACCGCCCTCTACGACGCCGTCACCTACCGCGACCTGGTCGAGATCCGGGACTGGGCGGTGGAACTGGCCGCGGACGAGGCACTCGACGGCCACCCCCTGGCCGGCGAGGTACTCGGAACGGCGGCCGAGGCCACCTATCACCGCGGGGAGTACCGTCGGGCCGGTCTGCTCGCCCGCACCGGGCTGGAACGGACGACCGGAACCACGGGGAGATGGCGCTGCCTGTCGGTCCTGTCGGTGGCCGACCTGGCCCGTGGCGCGTACGAGGACGTGGTCGAGCACTCCCTCGCCGCCCTCGCCCTCGTCGGCCCGCAACGGGAGAACCTGGGGATCGCGGCCCTGGCCACGGCCTACGCGGGCGATCCGGACCAGGCCCGCCGCCTGAACGAGCGGGGACTGGCCGGTGCGGTGTCACCCTCGATGCGAGCGTGGGGGGCCTATGTCGCCGGGGAGATCGACAGTCTGGCGGGGCACAACGACGCGGCGGAGGTGCGGTACGTGCGCGCCGTCGAACTGGCCCGTGCTTCGGGGGCGACGTTCCTCGTCGGTGTCGCGACGGTGGGACTGCTGTCGTTGCGTGCCCGTACGGGCCGGGTGCACGAGGCGCTGGGCGGTTACCGCGAGGTCATCGACTACTTCGCCCGCAACGGCAACTGGACCCATCTCTGGGTCACTCTGCGCAACCTCGCCGGACTTCTCCGCCGGCTCGGCGACGAGGAGACCGCGGTGCTGATCGAGACGGCTGCCGACGGGGCTCCCGACGCGCCCGCCGTGGAGGGTGCCGAGAAGCACGCGGTGCACCCGGGGGACGGCGGACCGCGAGACGGGCCCGTCACGCCCGGAATCCCGCTCCGCGGCGCTCCCGCCGTCGGCCGGGCGGCGGTGCTGGACGCGGCCCGTGAAGCGATCGAGCGGAACCTGTCCGGGGCGGCGCGGCCGTGA
- a CDS encoding MFS transporter — MPGRWGTDLEDGMGNGVTGTAVREPAVPGPRRPRAARRTLAVLGAGVFAIGTDMFVVAGVLGGIATDLGVTVGSAGLAVTVFALTYAVGAVLLAPPLSARPPRRVLVVSSAAFAVLNVSAALAPALPALLAARLLGALAASAYVPAAAAAAAAVMPASHRGRALGTIVGCMSAATVLGAPAGVLLASMLSWRAAFALPAVLAAAVTGLLLTCDVPRPPESGEPPASGGEAPCPGDAGHPGRQQVPPHQRQLRPGRLSHHRPLLSHRDPGQAPRCRAAVRARLRPLGSPAVAATLVVTFLLMTASYSTYTYLPQLLAEAAAPMGSGLFIAVFGLAGAAGTWWGGSAADRRGPGRVVGPALVVSAAAFAVLPHTVATAAGAVVAVAGWGAAVWGFVPAQQHRLIGLGAATPTLLLALHSGAVHLGSAAGSLLGGLVVDTVGAARLWTVAVVFCGAAWAVHTILARTVLARTVLAGTVLVRKEKRS, encoded by the coding sequence GTGCCCGGACGATGGGGGACGGACCTGGAGGACGGCATGGGCAACGGTGTGACCGGCACCGCGGTGCGGGAGCCGGCAGTGCCCGGACCGCGACGGCCCCGCGCCGCACGGCGCACCCTCGCGGTCCTGGGAGCAGGTGTCTTCGCGATCGGTACCGACATGTTCGTCGTGGCCGGAGTGCTCGGCGGCATCGCGACGGACCTCGGTGTCACCGTCGGCAGCGCGGGACTGGCCGTGACGGTGTTCGCACTGACGTACGCGGTCGGTGCGGTCCTGCTCGCTCCGCCGCTCTCCGCGCGGCCGCCGCGCCGCGTTCTGGTCGTTTCCTCGGCGGCTTTCGCCGTGCTGAACGTATCGGCGGCCCTGGCGCCCGCACTTCCCGCGCTTCTCGCGGCGCGGCTGCTGGGAGCGCTTGCCGCGTCGGCCTATGTGCCGGCGGCGGCCGCGGCCGCCGCGGCCGTCATGCCGGCGAGCCATCGAGGGCGCGCGCTCGGCACGATCGTCGGCTGTATGTCGGCCGCGACGGTGCTCGGGGCGCCTGCCGGAGTCCTGCTGGCGTCGATGCTGTCCTGGCGGGCTGCGTTCGCCCTGCCGGCCGTCCTGGCCGCTGCCGTCACCGGCCTGCTGCTCACCTGCGACGTACCGCGCCCGCCCGAGTCCGGGGAACCTCCCGCGTCCGGCGGCGAGGCGCCGTGTCCCGGGGATGCCGGGCACCCCGGCCGGCAACAGGTGCCCCCTCACCAACGGCAGCTCCGGCCAGGGCGGCTCTCCCACCACCGGCCGCTCCTCTCGCATCGCGACCCGGGCCAGGCCCCCCGTTGCCGTGCGGCGGTGCGGGCACGGCTCCGGCCACTGGGGTCCCCGGCCGTCGCCGCCACGCTCGTGGTGACGTTCCTGCTGATGACCGCCTCGTACAGCACGTACACCTATCTCCCCCAGTTGCTGGCCGAAGCGGCCGCACCGATGGGGAGCGGGCTGTTCATCGCGGTGTTCGGCCTCGCGGGCGCGGCCGGGACCTGGTGGGGCGGCTCGGCGGCCGACCGGCGGGGCCCGGGCCGGGTGGTGGGGCCGGCCCTGGTCGTCTCCGCCGCCGCCTTCGCGGTGCTTCCGCACACGGTGGCGACGGCGGCGGGCGCGGTGGTCGCCGTGGCCGGTTGGGGAGCGGCCGTGTGGGGGTTCGTCCCCGCGCAGCAGCACCGGCTCATCGGCCTGGGCGCGGCCACGCCGACGCTGCTGCTGGCGCTGCACAGCGGCGCCGTCCACCTCGGGTCCGCGGCCGGTTCGCTGCTGGGTGGACTCGTCGTCGACACGGTGGGGGCGGCGCGGCTCTGGACGGTCGCCGTCGTCTTCTGCGGAGCCGCCTGGGCCGTGCACACGATCCTCGCCAGGACGGTCCTCGCCAGGACGGTCCTCGCCGGGACGGTCCTCGTCAGGAAGGAGAAGCGGTCATGA
- a CDS encoding MerR family transcriptional regulator: MDGRHMQIGEVAARTELSLRTIRHYEENGLVVPSARSQGGFRLYTEADVARLMVIRRMKPLGFTLEQMRDLLEATDRLDAGTVLDADELEALLHRVRRYQQAATEQVERLRVQLARAEDFAATLGARLEQNAPAG; encoded by the coding sequence GTGGACGGCAGGCACATGCAGATCGGCGAGGTCGCCGCGCGTACGGAGCTGTCCCTGCGCACGATCCGCCATTACGAGGAGAACGGCCTGGTCGTCCCCTCCGCCCGCTCCCAGGGCGGCTTCCGCCTCTACACCGAGGCCGACGTCGCCCGACTCATGGTCATCCGCCGCATGAAGCCGCTCGGTTTCACCCTGGAGCAGATGCGCGACCTGCTGGAAGCCACCGACCGCCTCGACGCCGGTACCGTCCTCGACGCCGACGAGCTCGAAGCCCTCCTGCACCGCGTACGGAGGTACCAGCAGGCCGCCACCGAGCAGGTGGAGAGGCTGCGGGTCCAGCTGGCCCGCGCCGAGGACTTCGCCGCCACCCTGGGCGCGCGCCTGGAGCAGAACGCCCCGGCGGGGTAG
- a CDS encoding endonuclease/exonuclease/phosphatase family protein — MPVLLSVLLACLLAFHSAVPDMAGRPGSLLETFLPWLAAAFPALLVVAFLRRSPVAACAVLLPVTVWACVFGDRLLPPPGTAGDDLTAVTHNISDENPDPAAAARGLAASGAGLIALQEVTGAALPELTAALEPRYPHHAVVGTVGLWSVHPLADIRRVDIRPRGIAEGWDRGLRATVRLPGHGDVAVYVAHLPSVRLGWDRGFGTAHRDESARLLGAALSAEPLERTVLLGDLNGTVDDRGLDPVLARLSPPRSGMAFSWPTSFPVARIDQIMARGATVAEVWSLPATGSDHLPVAARIGF; from the coding sequence GTGCCGGTTCTGCTGTCCGTGCTCCTCGCCTGCCTGCTGGCCTTCCACTCGGCGGTGCCCGACATGGCCGGCCGCCCGGGCAGTCTCCTCGAGACGTTCCTCCCGTGGCTCGCAGCGGCCTTCCCGGCGCTGCTGGTCGTGGCGTTTCTGCGCCGCTCGCCCGTGGCCGCGTGCGCCGTGCTGCTGCCGGTGACGGTATGGGCCTGCGTCTTCGGCGACCGGCTGCTTCCGCCGCCCGGCACGGCCGGTGACGATCTCACGGCCGTCACGCACAACATCAGCGACGAGAACCCCGATCCGGCGGCAGCGGCGCGCGGGCTCGCCGCGAGCGGGGCCGGTCTCATCGCCCTGCAGGAGGTGACCGGTGCGGCCCTGCCGGAGCTCACGGCGGCGCTGGAACCTCGCTACCCGCACCACGCGGTCGTGGGAACGGTGGGTCTGTGGTCGGTGCACCCGCTCGCCGACATACGCCGGGTCGACATCAGACCGCGGGGGATCGCCGAGGGCTGGGACCGGGGGCTGAGGGCGACGGTGCGGCTCCCTGGGCACGGGGACGTGGCGGTGTACGTCGCCCATCTGCCCTCGGTCCGCCTCGGCTGGGACCGGGGCTTCGGCACGGCGCACCGTGACGAGAGCGCACGTCTGCTCGGTGCGGCACTGTCGGCCGAGCCGCTGGAGCGGACGGTTCTGCTCGGAGATCTCAACGGCACGGTGGACGACCGTGGCCTGGACCCGGTTCTCGCGCGGCTGAGTCCGCCGCGTTCGGGCATGGCCTTCAGCTGGCCGACGTCCTTTCCCGTGGCCCGGATCGACCAGATCATGGCGCGCGGCGCCACGGTGGCGGAGGTCTGGTCGCTGCCCGCGACGGGCAGCGACCATCTGCCCGTCGCCGCCCGCATCGGCTTCTGA
- a CDS encoding PP2C family protein-serine/threonine phosphatase — protein sequence MMDGQEPPEPGDGPGSGGTDGYTVPELGRIAAQFQELAWAKDRIEGLLDAVLAISREVELPAVLRRIVTTAMDLVGARYGALGVLHESGGYLEQFITAGLSEQERAELAGVDFPRGRGVLGHLIRHPQPLRADDIASHPSSVGFPPGHPHLRTLLGVAISVRGEIYGDLYLSERRDGRPFDAHDENIVVALASAAGIAIESARLFEQLRARAEQFQRLLLPRLSDLSPFDAAAVYRPATEPNSVGGDWYDAIMLPDDAVAVVIGDVVGHDLHAAAAMAQTRNMLRALLFDRRTPPSAVLAQLDLTLQAITDNPVTTTSLARIEPDGPAWRLHWSSAGHLPPLLVTPDGQARYLYADPGVPLGVDTSLPRPDHTRPVPPGATVVFFTDGLVEHPDHPIDRSLQDLAELAVTHAALPLEEYVMTLADNHPSDGHDDIALLALRTPAAEETP from the coding sequence ATGATGGACGGGCAGGAGCCACCGGAGCCCGGCGACGGACCGGGGTCCGGCGGCACCGACGGCTACACCGTCCCCGAACTCGGCCGGATCGCCGCGCAGTTCCAGGAGCTGGCCTGGGCCAAGGACCGGATCGAGGGCCTGCTCGACGCGGTGCTGGCCATCAGCCGGGAGGTGGAGCTGCCCGCGGTGCTCCGCCGTATCGTCACCACCGCCATGGACCTCGTGGGCGCCCGCTACGGCGCACTCGGCGTGCTGCACGAGTCGGGCGGGTATCTGGAGCAGTTCATCACCGCCGGCCTGTCCGAACAGGAGCGCGCAGAGCTGGCCGGCGTCGACTTCCCCCGTGGCCGGGGCGTCCTCGGCCACCTCATCCGCCACCCCCAGCCGCTGCGCGCCGACGACATCGCCTCCCACCCCTCCTCGGTCGGCTTCCCGCCGGGCCACCCGCACCTGCGCACCCTGCTCGGCGTCGCCATCAGCGTCCGCGGCGAGATCTACGGCGACCTCTATCTGTCCGAGCGGCGCGACGGACGGCCCTTCGACGCCCACGACGAGAACATCGTCGTCGCCCTGGCGAGCGCCGCCGGCATCGCGATCGAAAGCGCCCGGCTGTTCGAGCAGCTCCGCGCCCGGGCCGAGCAGTTCCAGCGGCTCCTGCTCCCTCGGCTGTCCGACCTGAGCCCGTTCGACGCCGCCGCCGTCTACCGGCCCGCCACCGAACCGAACTCCGTCGGTGGTGACTGGTACGACGCCATCATGCTGCCGGACGACGCCGTCGCGGTCGTCATCGGCGATGTGGTCGGCCACGACCTGCACGCGGCGGCCGCAATGGCCCAGACCCGCAACATGCTGCGCGCCCTGCTCTTCGACCGGCGCACCCCGCCCAGTGCCGTACTCGCCCAACTGGACCTGACCCTGCAGGCCATCACCGACAACCCCGTCACCACCACCAGCCTGGCCCGCATCGAGCCCGACGGTCCGGCGTGGCGGCTGCACTGGAGTTCGGCGGGTCATCTCCCGCCGCTGCTGGTCACCCCCGACGGGCAGGCGCGGTACCTGTACGCCGACCCCGGAGTGCCCCTCGGTGTCGACACCTCACTGCCCCGCCCCGACCACACCCGCCCCGTGCCCCCGGGCGCCACCGTGGTCTTCTTCACCGACGGGCTCGTGGAGCACCCCGACCACCCCATCGACCGCAGCCTCCAGGACCTCGCCGAACTCGCCGTCACCCACGCAGCGCTCCCCCTGGAGGAGTACGTCATGACGCTGGCCGACAACCACCCGAGCGACGGCCATGACGACATCGCCCTCCTCGCTCTTCGCACTCCGGCCGCCGAGGAGACTCCGTAG
- a CDS encoding class I SAM-dependent methyltransferase codes for MDQDNVTAFLERFVSDLGATGAAGSVVIGHRLGLYQALADGPATPEQFAERTGCHQRYLTEWLCGQAAGGYVDYDPATGTFSLTEEQAYCLADPEGPNLAAAFRVVLGYLRAEQRITEAFRTGEGVGWHEHDEDVFIGCDAFYRPGYAAELVRTWIPALDGIDAKLSAAGRVADLGCGLGSTSLLIAEAYPRTTVSGSDYHTRSVELARKKAAEAGVSDRVSFEVATAQTFTGTGYDLVAMFDCLHDMGDPLGAARRVRRALAPDGTWLLVEPAASDRIEDNLNPVGRLFYSGSTFLCVPNGLSQPGGYALGAQAGETAIRRIATEAGFTRFRKAAQTGFNAVYEIRP; via the coding sequence ATGGATCAGGACAACGTGACGGCGTTCCTGGAGCGGTTCGTGAGCGACCTCGGTGCCACCGGTGCCGCGGGTTCCGTGGTGATCGGCCACCGACTCGGCCTCTACCAGGCCCTCGCGGACGGCCCGGCGACCCCGGAGCAGTTCGCCGAGCGCACCGGATGCCACCAGCGCTACCTGACCGAATGGCTGTGCGGCCAGGCGGCGGGCGGCTACGTCGACTACGACCCGGCGACCGGGACGTTCTCGCTGACCGAGGAGCAGGCGTACTGCCTCGCCGACCCGGAGGGCCCCAATCTGGCTGCCGCGTTCCGCGTCGTGCTGGGCTATCTGCGGGCCGAGCAGCGGATCACCGAGGCGTTCCGGACAGGTGAGGGGGTTGGCTGGCATGAGCACGACGAGGACGTCTTCATCGGGTGCGACGCGTTCTACCGGCCCGGATACGCGGCCGAACTCGTCCGTACGTGGATTCCGGCGCTGGACGGGATCGACGCCAAGCTGAGCGCGGCCGGGAGGGTCGCCGACCTGGGCTGCGGCCTCGGCTCGACGTCGCTGCTCATCGCGGAGGCCTACCCGCGTACCACCGTCTCCGGCTCCGACTACCACACCCGGTCGGTCGAGCTGGCCAGGAAGAAGGCCGCCGAGGCCGGTGTCTCCGACCGCGTGTCCTTCGAGGTGGCCACGGCGCAGACCTTCACCGGTACCGGATACGACCTCGTGGCGATGTTCGACTGCCTCCACGACATGGGCGACCCGCTCGGCGCCGCGCGCCGGGTGCGCCGGGCCCTGGCTCCCGACGGCACCTGGCTGCTCGTCGAACCCGCGGCCTCCGACCGCATCGAGGACAACCTCAACCCCGTCGGTCGGTTGTTCTACAGCGGTTCCACGTTCCTGTGCGTGCCGAACGGCCTGTCCCAGCCGGGCGGCTACGCCCTCGGTGCCCAGGCCGGCGAGACGGCGATCCGCCGGATCGCCACGGAGGCCGGCTTCACCCGGTTCCGGAAGGCCGCGCAGACCGGGTTCAACGCCGTGTACGAGATCCGGCCGTGA
- a CDS encoding PIG-L deacetylase family protein — protein sequence MTTIESATDVAGLGTVLGVWAHPDDEAYLSGGLMALARDRGSRVVCVTATRGEHGTEHPEMWPPDRLAAVRTYELADCLAILGVHEHHWLGHPDGQCAAVPGPRAVARLRNIIERVRPDTVLTFGPDGITGHPDHRAVSAWTTAAFGQAAPDGARLLYAAFAERRGPRWAPLNERLGIFPPGLPVLTPDRELAVDVVLDAGTADRKVRALAAQRTQTAELMALLGRERFTAWVGDESFVDAEDVGDVPDTADTGEAARAADAVRAAGGVGRGGGRVGSDC from the coding sequence ATGACCACGATCGAGTCCGCGACGGACGTCGCCGGACTGGGAACGGTGCTCGGAGTCTGGGCGCACCCGGACGACGAGGCGTACCTCTCCGGCGGGTTGATGGCGCTCGCCCGCGACCGCGGATCGCGCGTGGTGTGCGTGACCGCGACCCGAGGCGAGCACGGCACGGAGCACCCGGAGATGTGGCCGCCCGACCGGCTGGCCGCGGTCCGTACGTACGAACTGGCGGACTGCCTCGCGATCCTCGGAGTGCACGAGCACCACTGGCTCGGTCATCCGGACGGGCAGTGCGCGGCGGTGCCCGGTCCACGCGCGGTGGCGCGGCTGCGGAACATCATCGAACGCGTACGGCCCGACACCGTGCTCACCTTCGGCCCGGACGGCATCACCGGCCATCCGGACCACCGGGCGGTCTCGGCGTGGACCACGGCCGCGTTCGGGCAGGCCGCCCCGGACGGGGCGAGGCTGCTGTACGCCGCGTTCGCCGAGCGGCGGGGCCCGCGCTGGGCACCGCTGAACGAGCGCCTGGGGATCTTTCCGCCCGGCCTTCCGGTGCTCACCCCCGACCGTGAGCTGGCGGTCGACGTGGTGCTGGACGCCGGTACGGCGGACCGCAAGGTGCGTGCGCTGGCGGCCCAGCGGACCCAGACGGCCGAGCTCATGGCGCTCTTGGGGCGGGAACGCTTCACTGCCTGGGTCGGTGACGAGTCCTTCGTCGACGCGGAGGACGTGGGAGACGTGCCGGACACGGCGGATACGGGAGAGGCGGCGCGCGCGGCGGACGCGGTGCGAGCGGCGGGGGGAGTGGGCCGGGGCGGTGGCCGGGTCGGGAGCGACTGCTGA
- a CDS encoding SulP family inorganic anion transporter, whose translation MPPAARLRGLKPDWIADPKAWRTEVLAGLVVALALIPEAISFSIIAGVDPAIGLFASFTMAVVISVAGGRRAMISAATGAVALVIAPLNREHGLGYLVAAVILAGVFQVVLGALGVARLMRFIPRSVMVGFVNALAILIFMAQVPEMTDVPWAVYPLVVGGLAMMVFFPKITTVVPAPLVSIVILTVITVGAAVAVPTVGDKGALPSSLPVPGLPDVPFTLDTLTTIAPYAFAMALVGLMESLMTAKLVDEITDTHSSKTRESIGQGIANIVTGFFGGMGGCAMIGQTMINVKVSGARTRLSTFLAGAFLMVLCIVFGPVVSDIPMAALVAVMIMVSFATFDWHSIAPKTLKRMPAGEIAVLAITVACVVTTHNLAIGVVVGSVTAMVIFAKRVAHLAEVTAVIDPDGTTVVYRVTGELFFASSNDLVGRFDYAGDPDRVVIDLSAAHVWDASSVAALDAIETKYAQRGKTVEITGLNDPSADLHGKLTGELSGSH comes from the coding sequence CTGCCCCCGGCCGCGCGTCTGCGCGGCCTGAAGCCCGACTGGATCGCCGACCCGAAGGCCTGGCGCACCGAGGTCCTCGCGGGACTGGTCGTCGCCCTCGCGCTGATCCCCGAGGCGATCTCGTTCTCGATCATCGCCGGTGTCGACCCGGCGATCGGCCTGTTCGCCTCGTTCACCATGGCAGTGGTGATCTCGGTCGCCGGCGGTCGGCGGGCGATGATCTCGGCCGCGACCGGCGCCGTCGCCCTCGTCATCGCCCCGCTCAACCGTGAGCACGGTCTGGGCTACCTGGTCGCCGCCGTCATCCTCGCCGGCGTCTTCCAGGTCGTCCTGGGAGCGCTCGGGGTCGCCCGGTTGATGCGGTTCATCCCGCGCTCGGTGATGGTCGGCTTCGTCAACGCGCTCGCCATTCTGATCTTCATGGCCCAGGTCCCCGAGATGACCGACGTGCCGTGGGCGGTCTACCCGCTGGTCGTCGGCGGCCTCGCCATGATGGTGTTCTTCCCGAAGATCACCACCGTGGTCCCTGCACCGCTCGTCTCGATCGTCATCCTGACCGTGATCACCGTCGGCGCGGCCGTCGCGGTGCCGACCGTGGGCGACAAGGGCGCCCTGCCGTCCTCGCTGCCGGTACCGGGCCTGCCCGACGTGCCGTTCACCCTGGACACCCTGACGACGATCGCCCCCTACGCGTTCGCGATGGCGCTGGTCGGCCTGATGGAGTCGCTGATGACGGCGAAGCTGGTCGACGAGATCACCGACACCCACTCAAGCAAGACCCGCGAGTCCATCGGCCAGGGCATCGCCAACATCGTCACCGGCTTCTTCGGCGGTATGGGCGGCTGCGCCATGATCGGCCAGACGATGATCAACGTGAAGGTCTCCGGGGCCAGAACCCGCCTGTCGACCTTCCTCGCGGGCGCGTTTCTGATGGTGCTGTGCATCGTCTTCGGCCCGGTCGTCTCCGACATCCCCATGGCCGCCCTGGTCGCGGTCATGATCATGGTGTCCTTCGCGACATTCGACTGGCACTCCATCGCGCCGAAGACCCTCAAGCGGATGCCCGCCGGCGAGATCGCCGTCTTGGCGATCACCGTCGCCTGTGTGGTGACCACCCACAACCTCGCCATCGGCGTGGTCGTCGGCTCCGTCACCGCCATGGTCATCTTCGCCAAGCGCGTCGCCCATCTCGCCGAGGTCACCGCCGTGATCGACCCCGACGGCACCACGGTGGTCTACCGGGTCACCGGGGAACTGTTCTTCGCCTCCTCCAACGACCTCGTCGGCCGGTTCGACTACGCGGGCGACCCGGACAGGGTCGTCATCGACCTCAGCGCGGCACACGTCTGGGACGCCTCCTCCGTCGCCGCCCTCGACGCCATCGAGACGAAGTACGCCCAGCGCGGCAAGACCGTCGAGATCACCGGCCTGAACGACCCCAGCGCCGACCTCCACGGCAAGCTCACCGGCGAACTCTCCGGCAGCCACTGA